One region of Bacillus zhangzhouensis genomic DNA includes:
- a CDS encoding DUF1292 domain-containing protein, whose product MEHGEKQITIVDDNGNEQLCEVLFTFESDHFNKSYVLYYPISEQDNEEIEIHASSFTPNEDGEDGELEPIETDEEWDMIEETLNTFLDQEDEE is encoded by the coding sequence ATGGAACACGGAGAAAAGCAAATTACAATCGTTGATGATAATGGAAATGAACAGCTTTGCGAAGTACTATTTACTTTTGAAAGCGACCATTTTAACAAATCATATGTTCTTTACTACCCAATTTCTGAGCAAGACAATGAGGAAATTGAAATTCATGCATCAAGCTTCACACCGAACGAAGACGGTGAAGATGGCGAGCTAGAGCCGATTGAAACGGATGAAGAGTGGGACATGATTGAAGAAACGTTAAATACATTCTTAGATCAAGAAGACGAAGAATAG
- the ruvX gene encoding Holliday junction resolvase RuvX, whose product MRILGLDLGTKTLGVAISDEMGWTAQGIETIKIDEAGGDYGLSRLSEIVREYGADKIVLGFPKNMNGTVGPRGEASQSFAKVLENTYNVPVVLWDERLSTMAAEKMLISADVSRQKRKKVIDKMAAVMILQGYLDSLN is encoded by the coding sequence ATGAGAATTTTGGGCTTAGATTTAGGCACGAAAACCCTTGGTGTTGCGATCAGTGATGAAATGGGATGGACAGCGCAAGGGATTGAAACAATTAAAATTGATGAAGCAGGCGGAGACTATGGTCTCAGCCGCCTGTCTGAGATCGTTCGGGAATATGGAGCGGATAAAATTGTACTTGGCTTTCCAAAGAATATGAACGGCACGGTCGGTCCAAGAGGCGAAGCCAGCCAATCATTTGCGAAAGTGCTAGAAAACACGTACAATGTTCCTGTTGTGCTCTGGGACGAGCGTCTGTCAACAATGGCAGCGGAAAAAATGCTCATCTCTGCAGATGTGAGCAGACAAAAGCGTAAAAAAGTCATTGATAAAATGGCGGCTGTCATGATCCTGCAAGGATATTTAGACAGCTTAAATTAA
- a CDS encoding IreB family regulatory phosphoprotein, whose protein sequence is MSSFDKTMKFNFSDDSAETNVNEVLITVHDALQEKGYNPINQIVGYLLSGDPAYIPRHQDARNLIRKLERDELIEELVKSYLETHKEA, encoded by the coding sequence GTGAGTTCATTTGATAAGACAATGAAGTTTAACTTCTCTGATGATTCAGCTGAAACCAATGTGAATGAAGTGCTCATTACAGTTCATGACGCACTCCAAGAAAAAGGATACAACCCGATCAATCAAATTGTCGGATACTTGCTGTCAGGCGACCCTGCTTATATTCCAAGACATCAAGATGCACGCAACCTAATTCGTAAACTAGAACGAGACGAATTAATTGAGGAATTGGTTAAATCGTACTTAGAGACACATAAAGAGGCGTAA
- the alaS gene encoding alanine--tRNA ligase, whose product MKTLTSAQVRQMFLDFFKEKGHAVEPSASLVPHDDPTLLWINSGVATLKKYFDGRVVPENPRICNAQKSIRTNDIENVGKTARHHTFFEMLGNFSIGDYFKEEAIEWAWEFLTSDKWIGFDPNLLSVTVHPEDEEAYLLWRDKIGVPEERIIRLEGNFWDIGEGPSGPNTEIFYDRGESYGHDMNDPELYPGGENERYLEVWNLVFSEFNHNPDGSYTPLPKKNIDTGMGLERMVSVIQNVPTNFDTDLFMPIIRAVETISGESYGLAKEKDTAFKVIADHIRTVAFAVSDGALPSNEGRGYVLRRLLRRAVRYAKTIHIHRPFMYDLVPVVAEIMKDFYPDVQAKEEFIAKVIKNEEERFHETLNEGLAILSEVMKKERDKGSSQISGEDVFKLYDTYGFPVELTEEYAEDENMTVDREGFQAEMEKQRERARNARQDVGSMQVQGGALGDIKVESTFVGYEKLTANSRIIELLQNGEIVSEAHEGDTVQILLDETPFYAESGGQVADKGTLKSAEAIIEIKDVKKAPNGQHVHEGVVVSGTVQKGLKVTAEVESALRKGIVKNHTATHLLHQALKDVLGSHVNQAGSLVNENRLRFDFSHFGQVTKEELSQIEKIVNEKIWEGISVAIDLKPIAEAKEMGAMALFGEKYGDIVRVVQVGDYSIELCGGCHVQNTAEIGLFKISSESGIGAGTRRIEAVTGKGAYEELNDQLAILEQAASELKSNTKDVPKRIASLQADLKEVQRENESLLAKLSQAEAGSILEKVTEVGGVKVLTEKVNAKDMNHLRTMVDDLKAKLGSAVIVLGAVQNGKVNISAGVTKDVIEKGLHAGKLVKQAAEICGGGGGGRPDMAQAGGKQPEKLEEALATVEESVKSVL is encoded by the coding sequence ATGAAAACTTTAACTTCAGCTCAAGTGCGTCAAATGTTTTTAGACTTTTTTAAAGAAAAAGGACATGCTGTAGAACCGAGTGCATCACTTGTACCGCATGACGATCCGACACTTTTATGGATTAACAGTGGTGTGGCAACATTAAAAAAATACTTTGATGGCCGCGTCGTACCTGAGAATCCGCGTATTTGCAACGCGCAAAAATCAATTCGTACGAATGATATTGAAAATGTAGGGAAGACAGCACGTCATCACACGTTCTTTGAAATGCTTGGCAACTTCTCGATTGGTGACTATTTTAAAGAAGAGGCCATTGAATGGGCGTGGGAATTCCTCACAAGTGACAAGTGGATCGGCTTTGATCCGAATTTGTTATCTGTGACCGTCCACCCAGAGGACGAAGAAGCGTATCTCCTTTGGAGAGATAAAATTGGTGTGCCTGAAGAACGTATTATTCGCCTTGAAGGCAACTTCTGGGATATTGGCGAAGGCCCAAGCGGACCGAATACAGAAATTTTCTATGACCGCGGTGAATCATACGGTCATGACATGAATGATCCAGAATTATATCCAGGCGGGGAAAACGAGCGTTACCTAGAAGTATGGAATCTCGTGTTCTCTGAATTCAACCATAATCCAGATGGGTCATACACACCACTGCCGAAGAAAAACATTGATACAGGGATGGGTCTTGAACGAATGGTATCTGTCATTCAAAATGTGCCAACGAACTTCGATACAGACCTATTCATGCCAATTATTCGTGCAGTCGAAACCATTTCTGGAGAAAGCTATGGTTTGGCGAAGGAAAAAGATACAGCATTTAAAGTAATTGCTGATCATATCCGGACAGTTGCCTTTGCTGTAAGTGACGGAGCGCTTCCTTCCAATGAAGGTCGCGGATATGTATTAAGACGTTTGCTGCGCCGTGCTGTGCGTTATGCAAAAACGATCCATATCCACCGTCCGTTTATGTATGATCTAGTGCCAGTTGTTGCTGAGATCATGAAGGATTTCTACCCAGATGTACAAGCAAAAGAAGAATTTATCGCAAAAGTCATCAAAAACGAAGAAGAACGTTTCCACGAAACATTGAACGAAGGGTTAGCCATTTTGTCAGAAGTAATGAAAAAAGAAAGAGACAAAGGCAGCTCACAGATTTCAGGTGAAGATGTATTTAAGCTGTATGACACGTATGGATTCCCTGTCGAGCTGACAGAAGAATACGCAGAAGATGAGAACATGACAGTTGATCGAGAAGGCTTCCAAGCGGAAATGGAGAAGCAGCGTGAACGAGCAAGAAATGCGAGACAAGATGTCGGCAGTATGCAGGTTCAAGGCGGTGCTTTAGGCGATATTAAAGTGGAAAGTACCTTTGTTGGCTACGAAAAATTAACTGCGAATTCCCGCATTATCGAATTGCTTCAAAATGGTGAAATTGTCTCAGAAGCACATGAAGGAGACACGGTGCAAATTCTGTTAGATGAAACACCTTTCTATGCGGAAAGCGGCGGACAAGTGGCTGATAAAGGGACACTGAAAAGTGCAGAAGCCATCATTGAAATTAAAGATGTGAAAAAAGCGCCAAACGGTCAGCATGTCCATGAAGGAGTCGTCGTAAGCGGTACGGTTCAAAAAGGTCTCAAAGTCACTGCAGAAGTGGAATCAGCTCTTCGAAAAGGCATTGTGAAAAACCATACAGCGACACACCTTCTGCATCAGGCACTAAAAGATGTATTAGGCAGCCACGTGAACCAAGCAGGGTCATTGGTGAATGAAAACAGACTTCGCTTTGATTTCTCTCACTTTGGACAAGTGACGAAAGAAGAATTGTCTCAAATTGAAAAAATCGTGAACGAAAAGATTTGGGAAGGCATCTCTGTTGCCATTGATCTGAAACCAATTGCTGAAGCAAAAGAAATGGGTGCAATGGCGCTCTTTGGCGAGAAGTATGGCGATATTGTCCGTGTTGTCCAAGTGGGCGATTACAGCATCGAGCTATGCGGCGGTTGTCACGTGCAAAACACTGCGGAAATCGGTTTGTTTAAAATTTCGTCTGAGTCGGGTATTGGCGCTGGGACACGCCGTATTGAAGCTGTGACTGGTAAAGGTGCCTACGAAGAATTAAATGACCAGCTGGCGATTTTAGAGCAAGCGGCAAGTGAGCTGAAATCAAATACGAAGGACGTACCAAAACGGATCGCTTCATTACAGGCAGATTTAAAAGAGGTTCAAAGAGAAAACGAATCTCTTCTTGCGAAATTAAGCCAAGCAGAAGCAGGCTCTATTTTAGAGAAAGTGACTGAAGTTGGCGGAGTGAAAGTATTAACTGAAAAAGTAAATGCTAAAGACATGAACCATTTAAGAACAATGGTTGATGACTTGAAAGCTAAACTAGGATCAGCTGTCATCGTCCTCGGAGCCGTTCAAAACGGAAAAGTAAACATTTCAGCAGGAGTGACAAAAGATGTGATCGAAAAAGGTCTGCATGCAGGGAAGCTTGTGAAGCAGGCAGCTGAAATCTGCGGCGGAGGCGGAGGCGGACGTCCAGATATGGCACAGGCAGGCGGAAAACAACCAGAAAAGCTTGAAGAAGCACTGGCAACTGTCGAAGAATCTGTCAAATCCGTTTTATAA
- a CDS encoding AI-2E family transporter, which translates to MPIFLLLKAVLIPLLIAIFISYLLYPIVERLHARGLPRTVSLLLIYVLFFGGIGFAVYKGAPVMIAQLNELSEQIPVLAETYNGALSHIHRHTSHWPDGLHDRLDRFIVQSEIYAANSAERLILSCKVLLDYALVAALIPFLVFYMVKDMNTMKRAAWYLTPPSFRKRGHAFVKAVDESLGDYIRGQLLVCSLIGGAAAIVLWLFHIPYPLVLGMLIGATNVIPYFGPIIGAVPAIFIAFTISVKSVIIVLITIAVLQFLESNVLSPIIVGRSLHMHPVVIMLVLLAGGELFGLIGMILAVPAAAIIRVIIVQYILMRRSVH; encoded by the coding sequence ATGCCTATTTTTTTATTGCTGAAGGCAGTTCTAATTCCGCTACTCATCGCCATTTTTATTTCTTATCTGCTTTATCCGATTGTGGAAAGACTGCATGCACGAGGGCTGCCGAGAACAGTCAGTCTCTTACTCATCTATGTCCTGTTTTTTGGCGGGATTGGGTTTGCGGTCTATAAAGGAGCACCTGTAATGATCGCACAATTAAATGAGCTGTCAGAACAAATTCCTGTCCTTGCCGAAACGTATAATGGCGCTTTATCACATATTCATCGTCATACTAGCCACTGGCCTGACGGACTACACGACCGCTTGGACCGCTTTATTGTTCAATCGGAGATATATGCAGCCAACAGCGCTGAGCGGCTGATTCTTAGCTGTAAGGTTTTACTTGATTACGCTTTAGTCGCAGCACTTATTCCTTTTCTTGTTTTTTATATGGTGAAGGATATGAACACGATGAAGCGGGCGGCATGGTATTTAACGCCGCCATCATTTAGGAAGAGGGGGCATGCCTTTGTCAAAGCAGTGGATGAATCGCTTGGTGATTATATTCGAGGGCAGCTGCTTGTCTGTTCTTTAATCGGGGGTGCAGCAGCTATTGTGCTCTGGCTTTTTCATATCCCGTACCCGCTCGTTCTTGGCATGCTGATAGGAGCAACGAACGTGATTCCGTATTTTGGGCCGATTATTGGCGCAGTTCCTGCCATCTTTATTGCGTTTACCATCTCGGTGAAATCGGTCATCATTGTACTGATCACAATAGCGGTGCTGCAATTTTTAGAGAGCAATGTCCTCAGCCCGATCATTGTAGGGAGAAGTCTTCATATGCATCCTGTCGTCATTATGCTTGTCTTGCTTGCAGGAGGGGAGCTGTTTGGCTTAATTGGGATGATTTTAGCCGTACCAGCAGCTGCGATCATCAGGGTGATCATTGTGCAATATATCCTGATGAGACGAAGCGTTCATTGA
- a CDS encoding amino acid ABC transporter ATP-binding protein, which translates to MITFEEVNKHYGQFHVLKDINLHIQKGEVVVIIGPSGSGKSTMLRCINRLENIDSGKVLVNQVSVQHPKTNINLVRQNIGMVFQHFHLYPHKTVLENIMLAPMKVKKVSKEEAKETAAFYLNKVGIPEKADTYPSRLSGGQQQRVAIARGLAMKPEVMLFDEPTSALDPEMIGEVLDVMKQLALEGMTMVVVTHEMGFAREVADRIVFIDEGRILEESTPAAFYEKPQEKRAQLFLSRILNH; encoded by the coding sequence ATGATCACATTCGAAGAAGTCAACAAGCATTATGGCCAGTTCCATGTACTTAAGGATATTAACCTACATATTCAAAAAGGGGAGGTTGTTGTGATCATCGGTCCTTCAGGATCTGGTAAAAGCACGATGCTCAGGTGTATCAATCGTCTTGAAAACATTGATTCAGGAAAAGTGCTCGTCAACCAAGTGTCTGTTCAGCATCCTAAGACCAACATCAATCTTGTCAGGCAAAATATTGGAATGGTTTTTCAGCATTTTCACCTCTATCCACATAAGACGGTGCTTGAAAACATTATGCTTGCGCCGATGAAGGTCAAAAAAGTAAGCAAGGAAGAAGCAAAGGAAACAGCTGCATTTTATTTAAATAAAGTCGGCATTCCGGAAAAGGCAGACACCTACCCTTCAAGACTCTCGGGCGGACAGCAGCAGCGCGTTGCCATTGCAAGAGGGCTTGCGATGAAACCAGAGGTGATGCTTTTTGACGAACCGACATCTGCACTTGATCCCGAGATGATCGGCGAGGTATTAGACGTGATGAAACAGCTGGCCCTTGAAGGCATGACTATGGTTGTCGTCACGCATGAGATGGGCTTTGCCCGCGAAGTGGCCGACCGCATTGTCTTTATTGATGAAGGCAGAATTCTTGAAGAATCAACACCCGCTGCATTTTATGAAAAACCGCAAGAGAAACGTGCTCAATTATTTTTAAGCCGTATTTTAAATCACTAG
- a CDS encoding transporter substrate-binding domain-containing protein, which produces MTCCIAALAACGSTEKGSTDAKQGSSLEAIKKDKKIIFGVKNDTRLFGLKNPSSGDIEGFDIDMAKAIAKEILGDEGKAEFKEVTSKTRIPLLQKGDIHAIVATMTITEERKKEVNFSDVYFEAGQSLLVKKGSDIQSIDDLKKGTKVLAVKGSTSSQNIREKAPEASVLEFENYQEAFTALKSNQGQVLTTDNAILFGMADEDANYEVVGGTFTDEPYGIAVKKGDQELTDAINKALKTLKDNGEYDKILKKWIKE; this is translated from the coding sequence ATGACTTGCTGCATCGCCGCTTTGGCTGCTTGCGGATCTACTGAAAAAGGCTCAACTGATGCAAAACAAGGAAGCTCATTAGAAGCCATTAAGAAAGACAAAAAAATCATTTTCGGTGTAAAAAATGACACACGTCTATTCGGTCTAAAAAATCCGAGCAGCGGTGATATTGAAGGATTTGATATTGATATGGCAAAAGCCATTGCAAAGGAAATACTCGGCGATGAAGGAAAAGCAGAATTTAAGGAAGTGACATCTAAAACAAGAATTCCTTTGCTTCAAAAAGGAGATATCCATGCGATTGTTGCGACCATGACAATTACAGAAGAGCGTAAAAAAGAAGTCAATTTCTCAGATGTTTACTTTGAAGCAGGACAATCACTGCTTGTGAAAAAAGGAAGCGACATTCAATCCATTGATGATCTTAAAAAAGGAACGAAGGTGCTGGCCGTAAAAGGATCTACTTCTTCTCAAAATATCCGTGAGAAAGCACCTGAAGCATCCGTATTAGAATTTGAAAATTATCAGGAGGCTTTTACAGCATTAAAATCAAACCAAGGGCAAGTGCTGACAACTGATAATGCGATCTTATTTGGTATGGCAGATGAGGATGCAAATTACGAAGTGGTCGGCGGCACCTTTACAGATGAGCCTTATGGCATTGCTGTGAAAAAAGGGGATCAAGAATTAACAGATGCGATCAATAAAGCCTTAAAAACGTTAAAAGACAATGGAGAGTATGACAAAATTCTTAAAAAATGGATCAAAGAATAA
- a CDS encoding amino acid ABC transporter permease — protein sequence MLRFSILTENVPLYLEGFKYTIGASVIALIGSFLIGTLIAIMRIAPFRPLNWLGTAYVEFIRNIPLLLITFVFFFGLPVLGIVADGFTAGTIALAIYTSAFIAEAIRAGIQAVPLGQMEAARASGLSYGGTMRYIILPQAIKIVIPPLGNQFINLVKNSSILGVIAGFDLMYQGDLIASRTFVTFDVYIFVAMFYLLLTIPLSLGVGYLERRLARSH from the coding sequence TTGCTGCGGTTTTCCATTCTCACTGAAAATGTTCCTCTTTATTTAGAAGGCTTTAAATATACCATTGGTGCAAGTGTCATTGCTCTGATTGGAAGTTTTTTAATCGGTACACTCATAGCCATTATGAGAATTGCGCCATTTAGGCCGCTCAATTGGCTCGGAACGGCTTATGTGGAATTTATTCGGAATATTCCGTTATTATTGATCACTTTTGTTTTCTTTTTTGGGTTACCCGTGCTAGGTATTGTAGCAGATGGTTTTACTGCTGGAACGATCGCGCTTGCCATTTATACCTCTGCCTTTATTGCTGAAGCCATTCGTGCAGGGATACAAGCTGTACCGCTTGGACAAATGGAAGCAGCCCGCGCTTCAGGTCTGTCATATGGCGGGACGATGCGGTATATCATTTTGCCGCAGGCGATTAAAATCGTCATTCCCCCTCTTGGGAATCAATTTATTAACCTTGTCAAAAACTCCTCTATTTTAGGTGTCATTGCAGGGTTTGATCTCATGTATCAAGGAGACCTCATTGCGTCTAGAACATTTGTGACGTTTGATGTCTACATCTTTGTTGCCATGTTCTACCTGCTATTAACAATTCCGCTCAGTTTAGGTGTTGGTTATTTAGAAAGAAGATTAGCAAGAAGCCACTAG
- a CDS encoding amino acid ABC transporter permease: MDFIGAYQPDHLAFLLEGFAVTLKVAFISIILSFIIGLVVGTLRFAQIPVLSKVLAVVVETIRNLPLLLIIFFTYFALPEIGIKLSITASAIAALTVFESAMLSEIIRSGLQSIDKGQIEAARASGLTYIQTLKMIIMPQALRRMVPPIVSQFISLLKDTSLAVVIALPELLHHAQILNGQSQSYLLPIFLLAAMMYFVVNFSLSILARRLEYRQA; the protein is encoded by the coding sequence ATGGATTTTATAGGTGCCTATCAGCCTGATCATCTCGCCTTTTTACTTGAAGGATTTGCAGTCACCTTAAAAGTGGCTTTTATCTCCATCATTTTGAGCTTTATCATTGGATTAGTCGTTGGCACATTGCGGTTCGCTCAAATTCCTGTTTTATCAAAGGTGCTTGCGGTTGTTGTAGAAACCATTCGAAACCTGCCGCTTTTGCTAATCATCTTTTTCACGTATTTTGCATTGCCTGAAATCGGCATCAAACTGAGTATCACAGCCTCTGCCATTGCAGCTTTAACCGTGTTTGAATCCGCAATGCTGTCAGAAATTATTCGAAGCGGCCTTCAATCAATTGATAAGGGCCAGATCGAAGCAGCCAGGGCTTCTGGTTTAACCTATATTCAAACATTGAAAATGATTATTATGCCGCAGGCCCTGCGCAGAATGGTGCCGCCAATTGTCAGTCAATTCATATCCCTTTTAAAAGATACGTCGCTTGCCGTCGTCATTGCGCTTCCAGAATTATTACATCACGCTCAAATATTAAACGGTCAAAGCCAATCTTATTTACTGCCGATTTTCTTACTGGCAGCTATGATGTATTTTGTCGTCAATTTCAGCTTATCCATTCTTGCAAGACGATTAGAATACAGGCAGGCATAA
- a CDS encoding YrzQ family protein gives MGKMTSSLLTLGAGALAYHFASRYDMPSKRDMKKLRKRVMRMM, from the coding sequence ATGGGCAAAATGACTTCGTCACTATTGACGCTTGGTGCAGGTGCACTGGCATATCACTTTGCAAGCCGATATGATATGCCATCAAAGCGGGATATGAAAAAGCTAAGAAAACGTGTTATGAGAATGATGTAA
- a CDS encoding prc-barrel domain-containing protein, with product MSHEANAYDKTVPQKVVEHILRTCRELEGMTIYTDELSQSLGSIKDICFFAGGSCGGYVLEGKKKDCALIPFSAGDQLTDKGLYVSCQKGIGMYSSAPFLLFSKLKKKMMQSPDGENLGILEDVYFCSNSGTIVAYELSDGFFTELSGIRKQLQAAGTLMNVQKEALVLNRT from the coding sequence ATGAGCCACGAAGCAAACGCATACGATAAGACTGTTCCGCAAAAGGTGGTTGAGCACATTTTGAGAACATGCCGAGAACTTGAAGGAATGACGATCTATACAGATGAGCTGTCCCAATCGCTTGGTTCCATAAAAGATATTTGCTTTTTTGCCGGAGGCAGCTGCGGAGGATATGTGTTAGAGGGGAAAAAGAAAGACTGTGCACTCATTCCATTCTCTGCTGGTGATCAGCTGACAGACAAAGGTTTATATGTGAGCTGCCAGAAGGGAATAGGTATGTATTCCTCTGCTCCATTCTTGTTATTTTCGAAATTAAAAAAGAAAATGATGCAGTCGCCTGATGGTGAAAATTTAGGCATTTTGGAAGATGTATACTTTTGCTCAAATTCGGGCACAATCGTAGCATATGAACTCTCGGACGGCTTCTTTACAGAGCTGTCAGGGATTCGGAAACAGCTGCAGGCTGCCGGAACCTTGATGAATGTTCAAAAGGAAGCACTTGTTCTAAACCGAACGTAA
- a CDS encoding ATP-dependent RecD-like DNA helicase has protein sequence MQEHPDQMKFEDEPFLKGRIQAVIFHNESNLYSVLKVKVIETSEKLAEKTASVTGYFPAFHEEETYTFYGKVTSHPKFGEQFQATHFQKEVPTTKQGIIHYLSSDLFEGIGKKTAEEIVGQLGNQTLHKIMRDPAVLYDVPRLSKKKADKLAAALQEHQGLEQIMISLNQYGFGPQLSMKIYQVYEGETLQKIKENPYQLVKDVEGIGFIKADELGARTGISGNDPERIRAALLYTVETASLQDGHTYIQTKDLIVETRKLLNQTGNDYKVTEMDVANQIIELGEGKEMIIEEDRCYHPSLFYAEQSVAKRIQKIVSQTEYADQFPESEFLLALGELEERLGVQYAPTQKEAIQKALMSPMLLLTGGPGTGKTTVIKGIVELYSDLHGVSLDPSDYKKDESFPFVLAAPTGRAAKRMTESTGLPAVTIHRLLGWNGSEGFSHDEEQPIEGKLVIIDESSMLDIWLANHLFKAIPDHIQVIMVGDEHQLPSVGPGQVLRDLLASKAVPAVTLTDIYRQEDGSTIVELAHDIKNGVLPKDITARSKDRSFIQCSADQMKEVIEKVVSNAAQKGFTAKDIQVLAPMYKGKAGINELNKMLQHILNPKKPKGREIPFGDVVYRTGDKVLQLVNQPENNIFNGDIGEIVSIFYAKENTEKEDMAVISFDGNEITFTKKDFHQFTHAYCCSIHKSQGSEFPIVVLPVVRSYYRMLRRNLLYTAITRSKKFLILCGEESALEWGVKNNEDSLRQTSLTMRLVQTEQIMNAELEALQKELPFSVHDANIGMEGITPFDFMHE, from the coding sequence GTGCAGGAACATCCAGATCAAATGAAGTTTGAGGACGAACCGTTTTTAAAGGGGAGAATTCAAGCCGTTATTTTCCATAATGAAAGTAATTTATACTCGGTGTTAAAGGTGAAAGTCATTGAAACATCGGAAAAGTTAGCGGAAAAAACAGCATCTGTCACAGGCTACTTCCCAGCATTTCATGAGGAGGAAACCTACACCTTCTATGGCAAGGTCACAAGCCATCCGAAATTTGGTGAACAGTTTCAGGCCACTCATTTTCAAAAGGAAGTACCGACAACGAAGCAAGGAATCATACATTATCTCTCAAGTGATTTATTTGAGGGGATAGGAAAAAAGACGGCTGAAGAAATCGTGGGACAGCTTGGCAATCAAACGCTTCATAAAATTATGCGTGATCCAGCGGTTTTGTACGATGTACCGCGCTTATCAAAAAAGAAGGCGGATAAGCTGGCCGCAGCGCTTCAGGAGCATCAAGGGCTGGAACAAATCATGATCAGCCTGAATCAATATGGCTTTGGTCCGCAGCTCAGCATGAAGATTTACCAAGTGTACGAGGGTGAAACGCTGCAAAAGATCAAGGAGAATCCCTATCAGCTTGTTAAGGATGTCGAGGGGATTGGATTTATTAAGGCGGATGAACTTGGTGCTAGAACAGGCATTTCAGGAAATGATCCAGAGCGGATTCGCGCAGCCTTGCTATATACAGTGGAGACAGCCAGTCTTCAGGACGGTCATACGTACATACAAACGAAAGATTTGATCGTCGAAACCCGCAAGCTGCTCAACCAAACAGGCAATGATTACAAAGTGACTGAAATGGATGTCGCCAATCAGATCATTGAACTTGGCGAAGGGAAAGAAATGATCATTGAAGAGGACCGATGCTATCATCCTTCCTTATTTTATGCGGAGCAAAGTGTCGCCAAACGCATTCAAAAAATTGTCTCCCAAACTGAATATGCAGATCAATTTCCCGAATCAGAATTTCTGCTTGCACTTGGTGAGCTGGAGGAGCGGTTAGGCGTCCAGTATGCACCGACACAAAAGGAAGCGATTCAAAAGGCACTCATGTCCCCGATGCTGCTTTTAACAGGCGGTCCTGGAACAGGGAAGACAACGGTCATTAAAGGGATCGTCGAGCTTTACAGTGATCTTCACGGTGTATCTCTTGATCCGAGTGATTACAAAAAAGATGAATCCTTCCCGTTTGTGCTTGCGGCACCAACTGGACGAGCGGCTAAACGGATGACAGAATCAACAGGGCTGCCAGCTGTCACCATTCACAGGCTGCTAGGCTGGAACGGTTCGGAGGGCTTCTCGCATGATGAAGAACAGCCGATTGAAGGAAAGCTTGTCATCATTGATGAATCAAGTATGCTGGATATTTGGCTGGCGAATCATTTGTTTAAAGCGATTCCTGATCATATCCAAGTGATTATGGTAGGGGATGAACATCAGCTGCCATCTGTCGGACCAGGCCAAGTTTTACGGGATTTGCTTGCCTCAAAAGCCGTGCCGGCTGTTACCTTGACAGATATTTACCGGCAGGAAGACGGCTCAACCATTGTTGAACTTGCACATGATATCAAAAATGGTGTGCTACCAAAGGATATTACTGCACGCTCAAAGGATCGATCCTTTATTCAGTGTTCAGCTGACCAAATGAAAGAAGTCATTGAGAAAGTTGTCAGCAATGCTGCTCAAAAAGGTTTTACGGCAAAGGACATTCAAGTGCTCGCACCAATGTATAAAGGAAAAGCAGGCATCAATGAGCTCAACAAAATGCTGCAGCACATTTTGAATCCTAAAAAACCAAAAGGCAGAGAAATTCCGTTTGGTGATGTGGTGTACAGGACAGGTGATAAGGTGCTTCAGCTTGTGAATCAGCCGGAGAACAATATTTTTAACGGCGATATCGGCGAAATTGTCTCGATTTTTTATGCAAAAGAAAATACAGAAAAAGAAGACATGGCTGTGATCTCCTTTGATGGAAATGAAATCACCTTTACAAAAAAAGATTTTCATCAATTTACACATGCCTATTGCTGCTCCATTCACAAATCACAAGGCAGTGAATTTCCTATTGTTGTGCTGCCAGTCGTGAGAAGCTATTACCGAATGCTTCGGCGGAATCTGCTGTATACAGCTATTACACGAAGTAAAAAGTTTTTAATACTGTGCGGCGAGGAATCAGCGCTAGAGTGGGGCGTAAAAAACAATGAGGATTCCCTCAGACAAACGTCCTTAACGATGCGGCTGGTGCAAACCGAACAAATCATGAATGCAGAACTTGAGGCGCTTCAAAAAGAGCTTCCGTTTAGCGTACATGACGCAAATATTGGCATGGAGGGAATCACTCCGTTTGATTTTATGCATGAGTAG